CGTGATCCAACGCGCATTTAATCGCGCCAATGCTCAGTCAAACGGTTCTAACAGAGCGAGTGGTTCGTCTTCAGATCTTGCTACTTCTTTGGGACTTCAGTCTCCCGAAGGGGCGAAATCTAATCAACCGCCAGTTTTAGTTGCGAACGCTAAAGGTGTGGTTAAAGTAGACCCGAAGCAAATGCCAAACTTAACGTCTGGCGTGTACGTAATGTCTCGTAAAGATGGGATCATCAAATTGGATTCATCCCCTAGCGGGAAATTATCCGTAAAAGGTTCGCCGACTACCCAAGGTGTTTTGATGGTTCAAAATCGGGATAATACTAACGTAGTGAGGAAGCAAGTAATATCCGCATCGCAGTCAAATTCAGTAACACCTGTAAAGGTGGTATCTAAAATGGATGGAAGTCAAGTAGTAACCCAGATGAAAGTAGTTTCTAAGCCGGTTACAACTAAAACAGGAGGTACACAGAAAACAGAGCCTATAAAGATCCAGCCGAAACCAGATCCGACACAGTTACCGCAGATACATGTCGTGACCGCGGTGCCGGCTCCCATAACTTTGCAACCAAGACTAAGTACAGGAATACGTCCTGGACCTGTTACAGGCCAACGCGGTGCGGACGGTCGTCCATTGTTACCGAGACCTCCGCTGCGCGCGACGACACCCACTAGCGTACTCGGAATCGGATCTACAATTCGCACACCTGTCAGGGCGCCAGCCCCGAGACAAGTTCAGTCCCAGCAAGCTCGTCAGGTGCTACAAAAACGTACAACAGCTGTAACCACCCAAAGTAATTCGGTGAGTCCTGGAAATGTTACTCAGATTAGACCGAAGTTTACGGTGCTTAGTCCACAGCCGAAGCAAGTGATAAAGTCTGGAACTAGTCCAGTGCAACAGGTTAAACAGCCGCCGAAAACACCAGTTGGTAAGCCACAGTCATTATTATCTCCGCAACAAAAGTTATTAATGGCTAAAAGGAAAGCTCAAGAAGCAGCAGGTATCATTAAACCAGGTGGCCGTGGCCTCCTAGCAGGTGCTCGTGCTACCGCCGGACGAGGTAGAGGGAAATTGGCTGAAACACCAACCGCAGCTACCGTGCCGGGAAGCAAACAGAAAGAAAGTAAATTGGCGGAGGGCGATGGGCTTCACATGGAATTCCACGAGGTAGGCTCCGAAGAGAGTAGCAGCGAGGGTGAACCGGAACTTCCACCTCCGGAGGCCGATACCATAGCCACTACGGAACCGGACAGTCCACCCAGACCGTTCACTTTGTGCCCGTTGACCGGACGTATCATCGGTCCGGATGGTGAACCAGTCGAGCAACCAGCTGAGCCAGAACCCGAACCGGAACCCACCACGCCGTTGTCCACCGTCAAAACTACTACCACCACATCCGAGAGTATAGACGTTACTGCTACCGCTACCACGACAGAATTGGTGCTACCTTCCCTTGATTCTCTTACAGAGGCTGGTGGAATCATGAGAGTCGAAATGAGTCCTGGCGGAACAACAGGCACGATCGTTCAGACGAGCGAACCAGCCCAAATCAACTTAACCAACGTCTCTGTCCCAGCTCCGGATCTTCCTTGCTTGGACGATACCGCTCCTGCCGTGGCTACTCCGGTTACAACCACCGCAACACCATTGACAGAGGCTACATCGAGCAGCGAATCGTCGATCGCTGCTGGATTGACAACAGCCACGGTTACCTCGACCAGCACGATAGCGATCGCGTCCACCGATGTAACTAAATCCGAAGAGAAACTGTCGGAGGAGAGGAAGGTAGCGGAAGACGCGTCCAACTTGGTAACGATAACCGGCGAGGACGGTGTTGTTTATCAAGTGGCGGGCCAAGCCGAGGATGGTCAAACGTTGTTAGTCACTCGTGACGCTGATGGCGAACAACAATGCGTGTACGTTACCACTGAACAACAAGGTGACGAAGGATCTGTATTGACGTTGGACCATGCTGTGGCGGAAGCTGTGGCTCAGCTGATACCTGATCAGGTAAACCTGGCCTCACAGTTTTATGTAAAGGAGGGTGGAACGGAGCCTACTGAAAATCCAATGGTTATGTCTATCATGGATAACACGAACGCTACCGACGTGACCGAAGGGCAAGAGGAGGGCGACGGTCACGGGCAAGTCGTAGCTCAGGTCGTACAAGCGGAAGAACCTACTCCAGGTAAAGTAACGAGTTTAATCAAACTCCTAATTGAATCAAGGATCGATCCTGCAATATTACCTGCCATTTTATGTCTGTTATCTCTAGGCGGTACCAGAAGAGTGGTTCTCCTTTTACCTGACGGGAACCTGATGATGACCGAAGTGACGGAAGAACAGTATGCTGCGCTCGGACTAGGCAAGTGAAGAGACACTTAAAACGTTGACACACACGTGAAATGAATAAACAATCATGCATCGAACTTATACAATTTACGTGGAAGTTGTACGCTTAAGGGTGATCGTGGGTTGTATATATTGTAAGAACGTTCACTTCGTACAATTGCAATGGATGAAAATTTATCAGACATATGTTTTCCAGCTAATACAATGTGACAGATTAAAACAACATATAAGCTGGTGTATTGTAAaaacataaaacaaaaaaaaaaaaaaggaataatggATCACAGATACAGAAACGTAGAAGTTAGATTAACAGATAAAGGAGTATGTTTTAGAAATTTCATGTTTCAGTGTAAAACGAATCCGCTCTggagttttaatttttatctttaatttataatacgagcagtaaaaaagaaaaaaaaaaacacaacgcGCATAGATTAATAATAATGCGAGGAAACGGATAATCGCATCTACGATAACGACACACACCATTATACGTTTGAAATAAGCAttgtatttgtaggatagtgaaGTATAATCTGGGGTTTTATATTTTCCACAGAACAGAACAGATATTAGGCTTTTTAATGAAGACCTCTTTCCCCTGCATACAAAGTCCAAACTTTACGACGCGATTAGTCACGTTCTAGGGAAGTCGCGAAGGAGTACCGATGATTTATCAGTGCAAATCGGCGCTTCCAAACATgtaaatatatgaaattgatACTTCTCTAGGGGAGGGGGACggggacaaatttttacataGAAGCTTGAACCTAGTTTGACTAGAATTTTCCATTGTACAAGACCATAGATAAAAATcgattcttccttttttttttcttttttccattttgatttttcgtttaaattatttttatcgacGGTTTAGCAAATCATCCGCTCTTcgataaatttcataaattcgtACGCTTGTAAATTATTCAACACGAGTATCATGGACTGTGTATGCTTAATCTATCTAGATTAAATAAGTGCACACTTATAAGAGAAAACACATCATTTCTAAATCTATAAGGCTTTCAAAAACAAGAGAATACAAATACAGTGTTGTTTAATGGAACATCACGcacgtttcattattattaagcCCATtcctattatacatatacatatattattaataataatcagaGGAGTTTCTTTGAAATACTATAAGTGCTTTTTTATCAAGACACTGAGATATCGCTTCTTGTGCAGATATACACTTCTTATCAAACTAAATGtaataatcttttcttttttctgtttagAGGAGACTTATTAACATGGGTTACAAAATCCTGAGACTTTTCTCGCttgtttatattatattattagatTGTACAAAGCGTAATTTGTAATGTCTTACACGttaaacgaaaaggaaaaagaaacttGCGTATAATGTTTATGCGCGTTGAGatgattatataaatatatatatatatatatatatatataaatgtatatgtatacatgtacgATGaagttaaaaaacaaaaaaaatcaattctttGTATTCAAGAACTATGGATAAATACGATAAGTGTACCTTATGTGATTATTAATCGAAACGTCGAGCAAAAGCTTGTTTTTCCTCgacgttttattataaaaagaaaagggttAAACTAGATTCAAGCGTTTAATTATAAGAGCAGTCTGAGACTCGCAATAAGAAATACAGAGGAAAAAGAACTGCACGAaatgagagagaaaaaaaaaaaagaaacaatacaattattatatcttCAGTGTAAGAGGAAACTATTTTGCACGATGTACGGCCAGGAATATAAAATCCTAGTATTTTACTAACGTAACCCTTTTGTACATAGAATTTCATTCTCTAAacctttatataaaaaaaaaacattgtttCCAAATAAATCATAGtcttaaaaattcattattgtATCCTTCCTTATTTCTGCTATCTCGTATATGTTTAAATTTAGTTTTAGATCTTTTCTTCATTGTTTTCATCGTCCGGCGATTTCATTTGTTAATTCAACGTCAAATAGTAATTACATGCGTTAACAGTATAATTGttaaagttttataaaatgaacattacatccTTTGTTCGTACCGGAAATAACGAGAAGAAAGGAGAGGATCTTCAAAAACTTCCTCAAGATACATGTAATTGGAAAATGTCGTATACCATTGTTAAATCTCATCAAGAAAATGTTATGTTGCGGAACAAATATTCTTATTTACTTTATGTTAGTATTTAGTGGATGTTCTTATTGATTTAGCGAGTCACTCAaggtgttaaataaaataataactcCAGGAATGTTTATAGATTCGCAGAAGCAAATTGCAAAATCCATGTCCAGCtgatataaaaatgttaaaatatattacACGCCTTGATCAAGATGATCGAGATTCGAAATTCAAATACGAGGAACTGGATGCTGACTTTGAAGAATACGAAGATCAGTCAGGTATAAAACACGAAGGAATTAGCTTTCTTAGAAactaataaattattcaaatatttgtttaGATGAATATATTAACGAACTGGATCAATTGGAACCACCAAAGCTGAGCACTTGGGAAGAATACAAGAAACTGGTAGACTTGGCCCAACTGAACCCAAAGATTTTCAAGAGATCACCATTAGTGCATTTAACATCTCTATCAAAAATCTATATTAATACGTAAATCTTCggaatacatatttatttataatatcctAGCCATAATATTCAATTTGAATTATTCTACAGAGAACACTCGAAATCACCGCATTGGAACGCTCGAGCTAAGAGGAGCATAATTAAACTGGGGAtgcagaaaaatatcataatcgCAGACTCCACTTACGTGCAATTtcgtaatttcaaattaaacaaGTTGTACAAGGTATTCCTCGAGTTTCATCGTAATTCATTCAAgggtttcattaattaaaattgttatttaagaAAACAATCACGTTGCAAAATGTCAGCACATCGCCAGCAAAATTTCAAATCGAACCAAGACCGTGTAACTCCAACTTTAATGTGGTAATAAAACGTCTCGAGAGTAACAGGAACATCGTCCCTCCGGGAATGCACTTCCAATTGATCGTTTTCTTCCGCTGCACCGACGTCGACGAACCGGAAGAGGTACTGGTGATGAAGGTGGAGCATGGAAAATCGTTGATCATCAGGTTACATGCATATAGAGAACCTCCTATTTTATTAGGTAAAACGATTCGTTAGCTTTAACACAAATGTCAAGTGTTGTTTAATCCTaacatcatttttattcataattccATAGGGACCTGTTCACCGTCAAAGAAGTCTCTTGATATTCTGGAATTCAATGCAAAGTACTTAGTCCAGGCTTGGCGTCCAGAAACATCATCCTCAGAAGATAGCGTAAATGTACTTGTTAAGTTAAACTCTAAACTTTTGTGAAAGCTAACAACTATCCATCGTTGGTATGTTGCAGTCTAGTGAAGACAGCGTCTCATACAGCGTTCGTAGTTGGGATACCATTCACAATAAATTTGCAGGCATGACCTTCGACTGTAAAATAGGCTTTGTGGGAGAGACAGTACATGTACCGATCAAATTCAAGAACGTTGGAGGAGACGGTAGATTTTTCGCGATGAGTGAGATTGATTGGGCTACTATGCACATTCAAGTATGATCTTTCCTACGCCCATCaatgtttttcttcttcatttttattcgttcTTTTGTTAGGATATCACGGACACAAATGTGTTAAAATTATCACGCTTCAATGTATGGCCAGCATATTTTATACTGAAGTCACAAGAAGAGATGATTTTACATATATCCTTTTTACCAGACTTTTATGGCGTTCATGTAATTATTCAGAatcattctattttatttaacttgTTCGTTGATTTTAACGTGTTATTGTTAGGTGGACAAAGTGTACATACTTTGTAACAATGGTACTATACTAGCCACAGAAATAATTGGAGATGGTGTAATATACGAACCGTTTTTCATTCAGATTAGTAAAGTATCTATTACTCttcttttcaataattattatctGGCAAAAATATTAGCGTGTGTTATTGtaatcaaattataataattattataattaaattacagaaattaaaaAAGGACAAAATAGCTAAGAAAAGTGTAGATAAGCAAGCAAACTACTGTGTACAGATAAATGCAAGTGCTCCAAACATGTTTGGTCAATGCACGATTTACGTGACTAATACGAGGTAAATTAAGAAAATACAAAGGCCAATTTATCTTCTTAATTGTTTCATTCACAGTGAAATAAGTATGTACTTCAAATGGGAGAAACGAGACATCCAAACCGACGAAAACAAAATGAACCAGCACAAACACTTCCCTCTGGAATTTCTTCTCATTCGACCTGATCATGGTATATTTGCTCCAAGTTCCACGCATCATTTCAATATAATTGCAGAATATAGTAATTTGCAGCCAGCCCTTTATCTCGCCGTTTTACAGTGAGTAGATGGTGAACATTTTTAAATGATAGAATTAAAACTTTGATGGAAACTTTTAGATTGTACGTAGAAGATATACCTGAAGCGGCTATTTGCGACAAGACACAGTCACGTGTTAAGCAGTGTACTAACAAACAACGCGATTGTTTAAATGTATGAGTAACTAAGTACCTaagtaattaatttactaataatTCTATACatcaacaatatcatcagtctGTAGATGTTTGGGTCGCTGATTTGGAGGTATGGTTGCAATATACAACGGATGATCAAATTAAAAGGTGCATCTATTATAACATAATCaatattttatgtacataattcaattttttttttttttttttttttttttttttaatctagtGATCAAGCCTTCGATGAAATAGTGGAACTGCTTGCTGGAAAAATATCGGACTATAACGATTTCATAAAAGATCAACAAGAGGAAACTGAAGGAGAAGACATGAGAACTGAAGGAGAAGAATATAAATCTACGAATTTACTGGTAAGGAACTTGTccctttttcaattttactccactcatcaaattaattatatagtTAATAGACGAGTTGTTTTCACATTACGACATTATGAATCTAAAACAATTCAAGCCACTTTTGTGGGAACGTAAAATAACCATGGGTATCATTAGACCTACAAGGTATGTAATTGTATGACatcttaaaattattataaatattgaaaatattatacatccCAGAACTTTATACATTGGTATCGAGGAGACTTGTGTACTGACAGTCAAGAATCTCTCCGATCATTCGTTAAATTATTCATGGGGTGATGTGGGTGGTGAAGATGCAGAGAAAATGAAGATCTGTATTTGCCCTGAAAAAGGAGAACTATCGGGTAGAACCACAGAGAAAATGAAGATCACTCTTATGCCCCTGAAAGAGGTCAAGCATCTAAATGCttcttaataatttatcatgtaTTGTGATGCATTTTTAATTACAGGAAACGTAATAAGATTTGTTTAAAGAGTATCAATTTTCAGGGGATCGTGCAGTCTTTACACATGCTCTGTTTCATTGGAAATTCACAAAAAATCATAATGCTGGGAATTGAATGTAACATTGAGCCACTTTATGTTACATTTTACTTCCCATTAAGTGACAAACAGCCTGTGGAATTGAAGAACAATTTTGTTCGAATAGAGTGGCGCGTGAATAGCCTTCAACTTGCTTTGGATTTAGcaggaaaaagtaaaaaaggCATGGTAAGTGTAATTGCAATTTTTAGTTGAAGGTTCACTTTTGCAAACTTGCATTATACTACTATTAGATCATATTTTGCAACTTTGCAGAAATTGTTGGATAAATATAGAGCAAGAGAAGAGCAGGAATTAATGAACGCGAATTTGGATCAAGGAGATGTTCTCAAAGACGCTTCTGCAGGTCCTTCGATCAGCGAAGTGGCTGAAGAATCAGGAGAGCAATCTACCTTGAGTACCCGTACTTCAGAGATCATTCAAGTACTACATTAGTGGATTTAACAATGAATTTACCgtaatttagaaattcattCGATCCTAGTTGAGTAAGTTGGCAACAGGAAATGGGAAATATTCGCAGGAGAAGATCGTTTCCTGTGAAGATatcgttccttttttcgaaataaCTCTGCCGTTCACTCAGCAACCAACTGTAATGGAATTTTTGAATCTACCTTTGAGGACGGGTACTTCTAAGTTGTACAAGACCATTGTAATATCAAAATGGAAtggaatatattataaattttcagtGGAAAAGAAAACGTTCATCATAAAAAACGAGACATCCATTCCAACAAATTTTCGACtacgtttaaaaaatttctatcctGTTATGTGTTCCTGTGAAGGGATATCACTGGAGGATCGTATTAAGTCTATCTACAAGCGAGTTCATTGTCAAGAAAAGGACCTGATTGGTAggactttattttattttatttaaaattaacattccCCAAAACATTTTATTCTACAGAGGAAATAATGTACCGAGTGAAACAACCAAACTCAGGGGTTGTGATTTATGTTGACCCTTTAAGTTCAAATATTGGACCTTTCGAGGCTGTACCGGTGGATATCTATGCTTTTGGTGATACTTGGGGTATTTATGTTGATAAATTGGAGATAAATATAACAGGGTTACCATTGTACACGTTAGATATATGTGTACAGATTGTTGGGTCACCCATATGGGTGTCTATTTCGGATAGAAATCAATCAAAAGTACCTGTCCTTAAGTATGTTAGAAAATCTATTTGTTGCTTCTATCTAATACATTAATGTGCTTGTGGTTTCAagtgaattaattaattgtagaTATGGAACAATAATTAAAGGTATACGTCTACAGGAAAGGAAAATAGTATTAAGGAATACTAGTGTGGTACCCATAGCTATTGATTGGCATTCATTTCTAATCACATCAGTCACAGAAAGCATGCCTTTTAACGTTACAGTTAATGTCTGTACTTTATTTACTGATAAGTTGGCATCAAAATTGAGGGCTAGCAAGTCAAAAAGTGCTAGTGAAACTGAACATGTGAAATTTTATTCATCAACAGAAAATCTAAATGAACGTAACTCTACTGGATCCAGTATCAGTTCTGATATAACAGCACATACTCATTCGTAAATGTTTATTCATAACATACAAGGAACAAAGTGTTTTTATTTGGTAATAATACATGatactattttaaaaaaatgatttagagGGTCCTCTTATATGGCCACGTCTTGGAAATCAGATGGTGAATCTTTACAAACTACTGAAATTTCAGTAGAATATACCAGTGAAGATACTTTAGAAGACAAAAAAACTGCAGATTCGGATATAAGTAGTCATAACACTACTGAAGATGTAGAAGACACTGAATTCAGAATTTCAATACTCCCTTATTATGGTCCTGTTGATACAATAGCTTGTACAGTAAGGAAACAAGAAACATGGATTGTAATAGAGtactaagaaaaatatttggaagTATAAACAAtcaggaaatattttaatgttccTTAAGGTTGCTCCAAGAGAAATGTTTATTTTGCCCAATGATACTGCTTTCCTAAGAATCAGTATACAACCTGACAAATATAACAATAAAGTGAAAAAGATCTATGAAGAGAAATTCCTTTCTAAGATTCTGGGATTTCTAAGAATTGCTCCAAGCGATAAGTTTGTACATATATTCAATTAATATCATAAACCAGTAAAAGTTGAAATGTTTTATAAAGTGTTTTATCATGTTATAGGTATAGAGATAATTGTTATTTTAGACAAGATGGAATTTATTTTCCCCCTGTAGAAATTGATATTACAGCAGATATTATTCAGCCAAGAGTGACTTTTAGTATTCCTAAAGCAAACAGAATATTTAAGTGCTGTGCCCATGATGTAATGCAaagcaaaacaaaaaaattagagtacacaaattcaattattttcattaaaaagataTTCTATCAGAGAATAATCAATTAAATGCTTTTAAATTTAGATTGATTCAAACATTCTTCTTACATAATTGTGCACCTGAAACCATAGAAGTCATGTTGGAAACATCTGATCCATTTCATATCAAATCTGTTGCAATTTATGCAGAAACCGATCCATGCAAATTTACAGGGACTATATGTATAAGTAGCAAAGGATGTGCCCAAGTAATCTATCTTTCTCTTATTACAAGTAAAAACTCTAAACAACATTACTTTTACAGGTAAAAATAATGTGTATCGTGGATGCAGAATTAATTGAAACAATAATTCATACGCATAAATGTCAAGATTTGTATGATTCGGTAATTACGCTAACACAACCGCTGCAAATCATACACACCGATAAACGTTATcaggtttcaatttttattatcttttaattatataaaacatgattttttattaaattcaattaatttcagaagatagaattatttttgcaaGTCTG
This Osmia lignaria lignaria isolate PbOS001 chromosome 9, iyOsmLign1, whole genome shotgun sequence DNA region includes the following protein-coding sequences:
- the Chro gene encoding chromodomain-containing protein chromator isoform X3 produces the protein MEGGDGPSAISSNPTAIKAAQEEMGRLDVLVCGQCHSVFHFIEEFQEHRTKEGACTQVSHFRENSNNEQKAQVWAFLLWKDSQIQQEGSDKDSTNSWKLYQKWCKMDTHIRDSWIAAGKTIQTFTKISNAKMQDAPRQNQISTNAEGKSVVVRKVIRNGQPEDAERKDGKASETRNQKNESFDTEVEKKEKPKLKPSIKPKGKSSKAGEEDRDSSDEEYTVEKILAKRFNPKKRCSEYLLKWEGYGHEHNTWEPAEHVATCKHLLEEFERNLAKQKELKAAQQQANSKAAGRGSHLAHKTVIKAEAKPGPSTAVHVGRPMRSSKSKAMDQVKQWCGSMKDEDNDLLGKRRMDYSESDSEDGGSSAAKRAKGDTGSDEDWTGESEEERLLGRSDVIQRAFNRANAQSNGSNRASGSSSDLATSLGLQSPEGAKSNQPPVLVANAKGVVKVDPKQMPNLTSGVYVMSRKDGIIKLDSSPSGKLSVKGSPTTQGVLMVQNRDNTNVVRKQVISASQSNSVTPVKVVSKMDGSQVVTQMKVVSKPVTTKTGGTQKTEPIKIQPKPDPTQLPQIHVVTAVPAPITLQPRLSTGIRPGPVTGQRGADGRPLLPRPPLRATTPTSVLGIGSTIRTPVRAPAPRQVQSQQARQVLQKRTTAVTTQSNSVSPGNVTQIRPKFTVLSPQPKQVIKSGTSPVQQVKQPPKTPVGGRGLLAGARATAGRGRGKLAETPTAATVPGSKQKESKLAEGDGLHMEFHEVGSEESSSEGEPELPPPEADTIATTEPDSPPRPFTLCPLTGRIIGPDGEPVEQPAEPEPEPEPTTPLSTVKTTTTTSESIDVTATATTTELVLPSLDSLTEAGGIMRVEMSPGGTTGTIVQTSEPAQINLTNVSVPAPDLPCLDDTAPAVATPVTTTATPLTEATSSSESSIAAGLTTATVTSTSTIAIASTDVTKSEEKLSEERKVAEDASNLVTITGEDGVVYQVAGQAEDGQTLLVTRDADGEQQCVYVTTEQQGDEGSVLTLDHAVAEAVAQLIPDQVNLASQFYVKEGGTEPTENPMVMSIMDNTNATDVTEGQEEGDGHGQVVAQVVQAEEPTPGGTRRVVLLLPDGNLMMTEVTEEQYAALGLGK
- the Chro gene encoding chromodomain-containing protein chromator isoform X1, which encodes MEGGDGPSAISSNPTAIKAAQEEMGRLDVLVCGQCHSVFHFIEEFQEHRTKEGACTQVSHFRENSNNEQKAQVWAFLLWKDSQIQQEGSDKDSTNSWKLYQKWCKMDTHIRDSWIAAGKTIQTFTKISNAKMQDAPRQNQISTNAEGKSVVVRKVIRNGQPEDAERKDGKASETRNQKNESFDTEVEKKEKPKLKPSIKPKGKSSKAGEEDRDSSDEEYTVEKILAKRFNPKKRCSEYLLKWEGYGHEHNTWEPAEHVATCKHLLEEFERNLAKQKELKAAQQQANSKAAGRGSHLAHKTVIKAEAKPGPSTAVHVGRPMRSSKSKAMDQVKQWCGSMKDEDNDLLGKRRMDYSESDSEDGGSSAAKRAKGDTGSDEDWTGESEEERLLGRSDVIQRAFNRANAQSNGSNRASGSSSDLATSLGLQSPEGAKSNQPPVLVANAKGVVKVDPKQMPNLTSGVYVMSRKDGIIKLDSSPSGKLSVKGSPTTQGVLMVQNRDNTNVVRKQVISASQSNSVTPVKVVSKMDGSQVVTQMKVVSKPVTTKTGGTQKTEPIKIQPKPDPTQLPQIHVVTAVPAPITLQPRLSTGIRPGPVTGQRGADGRPLLPRPPLRATTPTSVLGIGSTIRTPVRAPAPRQVQSQQARQVLQKRTTAVTTQSNSVSPGNVTQIRPKFTVLSPQPKQVIKSGTSPVQQVKQPPKTPVGKPQSLLSPQQKLLMAKRKAQEAAGIIKPGGRGLLAGARATAGRGRGKLAETPTAATVPGSKQKESKLAEGDGLHMEFHEVGSEESSSEGEPELPPPEADTIATTEPDSPPRPFTLCPLTGRIIGPDGEPVEQPAEPEPEPEPTTPLSTVKTTTTTSESIDVTATATTTELVLPSLDSLTEAGGIMRVEMSPGGTTGTIVQTSEPAQINLTNVSVPAPDLPCLDDTAPAVATPVTTTATPLTEATSSSESSIAAGLTTATVTSTSTIAIASTDVTKSEEKLSEERKVAEDASNLVTITGEDGVVYQVAGQAEDGQTLLVTRDADGEQQCVYVTTEQQGDEGSVLTLDHAVAEAVAQLIPDQVNLASQFYVKEGGTEPTENPMVMSIMDNTNATDVTEGQEEGDGHGQVVAQVVQAEEPTPGGTRRVVLLLPDGNLMMTEVTEEQYAALGLGK
- the Chro gene encoding chromodomain-containing protein chromator isoform X4, which translates into the protein MEGGDGPSAISSNPTAIKAAQEEMGRLDVLVCGQCHSVFHFIEEFQEHRTKEGACTQVSHFRENSNNEQKAQVWAFLLWKDSQIQQEGSDKDSTNSWKLYQKWCKMDTHIRDSWIAAGKTIQTFTKISNAKMQDAPRQNQISTNAEGKSVVVRKVIRNGQPEDAERKDGKASETRNQKNESFDTEVEKKEKPKLKPSIKPKGKSSKAGEEDRDSSDEEYTVEKILAKRFNPKKRCSEYLLKWEGYGHEHNTWEPAEHVATCKHLLEEFERNLAKQKELKAAQQQANSKAAGRGSHLAHKTVIKAEAKPGPSTAVHVGRPMRSSKSKAMDQVKQWCGSMKDEDNDLLGKRRMDYSESDSEDGGSSAAKRAKGDTGSDEDWTGESEEERLLGRSDVIQRAFNRANAQSNGSNRASGSSSDLATSLGLQSPEGAKSNQPPVLVANAKGVVKVDPKQMPNLTSGVYVMSRKDGIIKLDSSPSGKLSVKGSPTTQGVLMVQNRDNTNVVRKQVISASQSNSVTPVKVVSKMDGSQVVTQMKVVSKPVTTKTGGQRGADGRPLLPRPPLRATTPTSVLGIGSTIRTPVRAPAPRQVQSQQARQVLQKRTTAVTTQSNSVSPGNVTQIRPKFTVLSPQPKQVIKSGTSPVQQVKQPPKTPVGKPQSLLSPQQKLLMAKRKAQEAAGIIKPGGRGLLAGARATAGRGRGKLAETPTAATVPGSKQKESKLAEGDGLHMEFHEVGSEESSSEGEPELPPPEADTIATTEPDSPPRPFTLCPLTGRIIGPDGEPVEQPAEPEPEPEPTTPLSTVKTTTTTSESIDVTATATTTELVLPSLDSLTEAGGIMRVEMSPGGTTGTIVQTSEPAQINLTNVSVPAPDLPCLDDTAPAVATPVTTTATPLTEATSSSESSIAAGLTTATVTSTSTIAIASTDVTKSEEKLSEERKVAEDASNLVTITGEDGVVYQVAGQAEDGQTLLVTRDADGEQQCVYVTTEQQGDEGSVLTLDHAVAEAVAQLIPDQVNLASQFYVKEGGTEPTENPMVMSIMDNTNATDVTEGQEEGDGHGQVVAQVVQAEEPTPGGTRRVVLLLPDGNLMMTEVTEEQYAALGLGK
- the Chro gene encoding chromodomain-containing protein chromator isoform X2 gives rise to the protein MEGGDGPSAISSNPTAIKAAQEEMGRLDVLVCGQCHSVFHFIEEFQEHRTKEGACTQVSHFRENSNNEQKAQVWAFLLWKDSQIQQEGSDKDSTNSWKLYQKWCKMDTHIRDSWIAAGKTIQTFTKISNAKMQDAPRQNQISTNAEGKSVVVRKVIRNGQPEDAERKDGKASETRNQKNESFDTEVEKKEKPKLKPSIKPKGKSSKAGEEDRDSSDEEYTVEKILAKRFNPKKRCSEYLLKWEGYGHEHNTWEPAEHVATCKHLLEEFERNLAKQKELKAAQQQANSKAAGRGSHLAHKTVIKAEAKPGPSTAVHVGRPMRSSKSKAMDQVKQWCGSMKDEDNDLLGKRRMDYSESDSEDGGSSAAKRAKGDTGSDEDWTGESEEERLLGRSDVIQRAFNRANAQSNGSNRASGSSSDLATSLGLQSPEGAKSNQPPVLVANAKGVVKVDPKQMPNLTSGVYVMSRKDGIIKLDSSPSGKLSVKGSPTTQGVLMVQNRDNTNVVRKQVISASQSNSVTPVKVVSKMDGSQVVTQMKVVSKPVTTKTGGTQKTEPIKIQPKPDPTQLPQIHVVTAVPAPITLQPRLSTGIRPGPVTGQRGADGRPLLPRPPLRATTPTSVLGIGSTIRTPVRAPAPRQVQSQQARQVLQKRTTAVTTQSNSVSPGNVTQIRPKFTVLSPQPKQVIKSGTSPVQQVKQPPKTPVGKPQSLLSPQQKLLMAKRKAQEAAGIIKPGGRGLLAGARATAGRGRGKLAETPTAATVPGSKQKESKLAEGDGLHMEFHEVGSEESSSEGEPELPPPEADTIATTEPDSPPRPFTLCPLTGRIIGPDGEPVEQPAEPEPEPEPTTPLSTVKTTTTTSEKAGGIMRVEMSPGGTTGTIVQTSEPAQINLTNVSVPAPDLPCLDDTAPAVATPVTTTATPLTEATSSSESSIAAGLTTATVTSTSTIAIASTDVTKSEEKLSEERKVAEDASNLVTITGEDGVVYQVAGQAEDGQTLLVTRDADGEQQCVYVTTEQQGDEGSVLTLDHAVAEAVAQLIPDQVNLASQFYVKEGGTEPTENPMVMSIMDNTNATDVTEGQEEGDGHGQVVAQVVQAEEPTPGGTRRVVLLLPDGNLMMTEVTEEQYAALGLGK